Proteins from a single region of Sphingomonas sp.:
- a CDS encoding CoA transferase, protein MGEQTLPLAGIRIVEFSHMVMGPAVGVILADLGADVIKVEPVGGDQTRRLLGSGAGYFPMFNRNKRSICLDLKSAKGLDAARRLAERADIVIENFRPGTLDRLGLGYEALRARNERLIYCSAKGFLAGPYENRTALDEVTQMMGGLAYMTGPPGRPLRAGSSVIDITGGMFGVIGILAALERRHRTGQGGEVKCSLFETTAFLVGQHMAQKAVTGEAAAPMPVRVSAWAIYDVFETANTDEQLFVGVVSDGQWQAFCQAFGLETLAADPAHATNNQRVLARDTLLPRVRELFRTLTRAELIARLETIGLPFAAIVRPDELFDDPHLVAGAGLVDVTIPGGEQTRLPALPIAFDDKRPALRHDIPAIDQDGADILREIGLAEADIAELTRAALAE, encoded by the coding sequence ATGGGCGAACAGACGCTGCCGCTTGCCGGCATCAGGATTGTTGAATTCTCGCATATGGTGATGGGTCCCGCAGTCGGCGTGATCCTCGCCGATCTGGGCGCGGACGTGATCAAGGTCGAGCCGGTCGGTGGCGACCAAACGCGGCGGCTGCTGGGATCGGGCGCAGGCTATTTCCCGATGTTCAACCGCAACAAGCGCAGCATCTGCCTGGACCTGAAGAGCGCGAAGGGCCTGGATGCGGCGCGGCGGCTGGCGGAGCGCGCCGATATCGTAATCGAGAATTTCCGGCCCGGCACGCTCGATCGGCTGGGCTTGGGCTATGAGGCGCTGCGCGCGCGCAACGAGCGGCTGATCTATTGCTCGGCCAAGGGCTTCCTGGCGGGCCCCTATGAAAACCGGACCGCGCTGGACGAAGTCACGCAGATGATGGGCGGCCTCGCTTATATGACCGGGCCGCCGGGACGCCCCTTGCGCGCCGGCTCATCGGTAATCGATATCACCGGCGGGATGTTCGGCGTGATCGGGATTCTCGCCGCGCTCGAACGGCGCCACCGCACGGGCCAGGGCGGCGAAGTGAAATGCTCGCTGTTCGAGACGACGGCATTCCTGGTCGGCCAGCACATGGCGCAGAAGGCAGTGACCGGCGAAGCCGCCGCGCCGATGCCGGTGCGGGTTTCTGCCTGGGCGATCTATGACGTGTTCGAAACCGCCAATACCGATGAGCAATTGTTCGTCGGGGTGGTCAGCGACGGCCAATGGCAGGCCTTTTGCCAGGCGTTCGGGCTCGAGACGCTGGCGGCCGACCCGGCCCATGCGACCAATAATCAGCGGGTGCTGGCGCGCGATACGCTATTGCCCCGGGTCCGCGAACTGTTCAGGACGCTGACCCGGGCCGAGCTTATCGCAAGGCTCGAAACGATCGGCCTGCCTTTCGCGGCGATCGTGCGGCCCGACGAGCTGTTCGATGATCCGCACCTGGTAGCCGGCGCCGGGCTGGTCGATGTCACCATTCCCGGCGGTGAGCAGACCCGCCTGCCAGCCCTGCCGATCGCCTTCGACGACAAGCGGCCCGCGCTGCGTCACGATATCCCCGCCATCGATCAGGACGGCGCGGACATCCTGCGCGAGATCGGGCTCGCGGAAGCGGATATCGCCGAACTGACCCGGGCTGCCCTCGCCGAATGA